The sequence AAACGTTTATCCTAGCCACAGAAGAGGCTTGAAAAAGGAGAGGACTTGCTGATGGGGCCCCCACTGCCAGGCTCCTTGGCTAGAAATCATCCAGCGGGAGGTTAGTGTTTCAGGCCTGGCTACAAGCTGCACCACTGCTGTTAAGTAAGATGATTTACCACATTTGGCAGCCTAAAAGTAATCCCCACCCCTGCTGGGACCTTGTGTGGGGAGTGCAGTTATGATCTGGCAGGACCTGGTGGTTGGTCCCCCTGCTCTGAACAAGGcacgtcattcattcattcattctcacaGCAACACAGCAATGTGCACAGGGCAGATATTTGTCAGGTAAGTGTTGgctggatgagtgaatgaatcttGCCTTGTGATGCCTTTGACCCCCTCTACCTGCCTTTATCTGCCAAATCAGCCCTGGAGATTTGGAGACTGGCCAGATCACCTCCTCTGGAGAGCCAGCCCAGACTTCCAGAGGCCAAGTTCAGGCTAACACATCTgggctctcccagagacctctggcTGTAACTGTGTTCCAAGGTCCACTTCTCCCAGCAGACTGTGACCTCCTCAAGGACAAAGTGTGCTTGTCTTGGGCTCTCCATTTGTGGGGCTGGGATTGGGCACAGGCCAGGTGTAGTGTGAGCACCAGGGAGGACGGTGAGTGCAGCCCTCTTGTCAGAGGGGACAGAAATTGCAAAGAAAGCACAGAGTGAAAGAGCCTGGTTGGTTCAGGGAGAAACATAGCTGGAGAGCGGGATACGCAGGTTGGGGATGGACAGGATGGGAGGCTGCCAAGGTAGGTTGGGCTGTCATGGGCTTTGGACATCAGGCAAGATGGGTGCGGGGTTGATCCTCTTGGCAAGGGATGCAGTTGTGTGGTCCAAGTGGACGACCTCTTGGAAAGGGGTGaattggaggcagggaggctggagagagaggcGGGAGGTGGGGCTGCCTCTCCTGGCCTCCTGAGCCTCCGCAGAGCTTCAAGAAGCGAACTGGGGAGCCAGGATCTCTGTAGAAAGGACCAGCTGTGCTCAGCTGGCTCCAATGATATGACATCTTCTGGAGCTGCCATGGGATTCCGTGGCTTCATTCCCAGAAATGTGTGTCACTAGCATTGGGGAGCAAGGCGTCCGAGCAGATGTAAGCAGGTCCCCCCTGAACTCTGTCCCGCAGCTTCTATTCCAAGGACAATGAAGGCAGCTGGTTCCGTTCTCTGTTCGTACACAAGGTGGATCCCCGGAAGGACGCCCACTCCACCCTGCTGTCCAAGAAGGAGACCAGCAACCTCTACAAGATCCAGTGTGAGTGGCTGCTGAGTTGGccagccctccctcccagggcctctGGGGGCCTGCAAGGCTCTGGCTGGGACTTGAGAGGGTCTGGGACATCCCGAGCTGTCCTGGAAGCCCACACCCTGTGGGGCTACCCCCAGCACAGCTCCCCACAGACACCCCGCTCCCCCTCGCTTCACCTCCTGCTCTCTATCCTCTGTTGCAGTTCACAATGTGAAGCCCGAGTATCTGGATGCCTACAACAGCCTGACGTGagctgaccctaaccctaaccctcgtgTCCCAGTCCCTGCTTGGGTGGGGACCTCTATGCAAGCCCTGTTCTCCATGCAGAAATCCAGGGGGGTATAGATTTCAGAGCCACACATCCTCTCGTGCAGCCTCTGCATCTtagagatggggagactgaggcccaacTCTGCGGGCCTGAGTTGGAAGCCTCATCTCAGGGGCTCTGGTGGCTGGTGTGAGCCCTCCCCCTTCTCTGTGCCCCTCCCACAGGGAGGCTGTGCTGCCCAAGCTGCACCTGGATGAGGATTACCCCTGCTCACTCGTGGGCAACTGGAACACATGGTACGGGGAACAGGACCAGGCAGGTGAGCTGCCCACCCCCCAGCGCCACTGCTGCCCAGCCCAGGTGGCTGCCCTCCACTCCCTCTGCAGCGGCACCCAGAGGGGTCTTTCTAAGTGCAGCCCCCGTCAGCTCACTCTCCTGCCCAAACATCTGTGGCGGCTCCCTCTGCCCTTGGGGTGCCCCACGAGGCTCTTGAGCCCTTCCCTGCCCAGCGTCAAGCCTTGTCTCGCCACGTCCTGCTGCTCGCTGCACGATCCCACCCAGGActcttttctgttcttcagatGGATAGTTTTTCCCTCTAGTTCCACGCTCTTGTTCATGCTGTTTCGTCAGCCTGAAGCATTCTTTCTCCTTTGCCTCCTCTACTTGGCTCACTCCTCTACTCACCTTTTATTTTGGTGTAGAcatcacctcctcctggaagcctcccCTGATTCCCTCCACCCCAGCTGGGTGAGGCACCTCTCCtggctccccagcccccaggacttGCCTCTTCACAGCCCTGATCATGTGCCCTGTTCTGTCTGTCTCCCCGTGGAGGTGGTGAGTTCCAAGCGGGCGGGGGCCCTGCCTTTCTTCACCACTGAACCCCTGGTATGCCGtacatatttgtggaataaaaggGACTCTTGTCTGAGCTGGTTCCTTACAGCTTCCCAGCGGTACCCCAAGCATGCCCCATCCCACCCCAACATGCCCACCTCAGTTGGCACCAGCTGTGAGGACCCACACATGCATTTGGTTCACTCACAGCATCCCAGCCACTTACAGGGGCCTTGGCATTTAGATCTGCACTGTCCAGGAAAGTAACCACTAACCACATGTagctacttaaatttaaattgagtaaagttaaataaaatgaaaaattcagttcctcagtcacactagccacatttcaagtgcccatTGATAGAAATATGTGGCTCGTGGCTACCGTCTTGGATGGCACAGCTGTAGAACTTTTCCATCATAGTAGGAAGTCCTTTTGGACAGTGCTGATTAGACtgcgtacagcacagggagctcctCTGGTGCAGCCTTGATAGAGGGTCCTCTATGCTTCCCTTGAACACTCACAGCTATGGGGAGCTCACTACCACACAAGCCAACTTATCTCATCCTTCAACTACCCTGATAATtgtatgtgttttgtttgtttgttttttaaatctgtgatCTGCAGTTAGGTAGATTCTCTTAATCATATATTCTGTTTCAGTAACAGTCACTGACACATTAATAGTGGGGTAGGAGAAAAGCTGTCTTCCGTTCCAGCCCCTACAGTTTCCCCATTTTAGGTACAACCTAATCAGTTCCAGCAGTACTTCTTGGATTCTTCTAAGTATCTGTTAATTGAGAAATGAACTTTGAGGAATGGgagcatgaatttttttttttttttttttttttttttttttttttgcggtacgcgagcctctcactgctgtggcctctcgcgtcgcggagcacaggctccggacgcgcaggcccagcgaccacggctcacggacccagccgctccgcggcatgtgggatcctcccggaccggggcacgaacccgtgtcccctgcattggcaggcggactcccaaccactacgccaccggggaagcccgggaGCATGAATTTTAAAGCATGCCCTGTATTTTGTGTATCTTGAGGGGTTGTCCCCTAtgtagaatcatctggggagcagATCCACTGAGCCACCCCCTGGGAGTAGGGCtcaggaatctacattttaatgAATTTGTAGATTCGGGTTTTTTGTAAAAAACCTCCAATCCATCGTCCACTATCATTGTTAGAAAATTCTTTCTTCTCATGGGCCTTGGATGCCCTCTTTGTAACTTTTACCTCTTGGCCCCTAGAATTAGGCTAATGCCTCTTCCACAGGTCAGCATTCCTGGTCTTAATAGACTGCCATCCATACAGTACTTTTGCTGTTTCCCTTGGGAAAGAGGCCTTTAAACCCTAGGGCCagaccattttgcagatgggaaaatcAAGGCAGAGATGGAGTCAAAAGGCAGGTGAGCGACCAGCTGGGGATAAGTAACAAGAGTCTGAAATGCCAAGCCACTGGCCAACCAAATGCTCTCAGCCTTAGCCTGCCCGATTGACCTTTTAGGGACCTTGCTCCCTTGGCCCCAGCCATGCTCCCAAGCATGACAAGACTGTTCCTTCTCTTGCACACAGACTAGGTTTCTTTATTACTGGAAGGTGTATCAGGgttttcctggggctgctgtaaaaaGTACCAACTACTGgtgggcttaaaacaacagaaatctattctctcaagttctggagtccagaagtctgaaatcaaggtgtcggtaggggcatgctccctccaaaggctctaggggagaatcttttcttgccttttccagcttctagtggTGGCCGGAAATCCTTGGCACTCCTTGGCTCACAGATGCAttgctccaatctctgcctccttaGTCACGTGGTGTTCTCCCTGGGTGTCTGTCTTCACGTGGTGTTGCCCTCTGTGTCCAAgtctccctcttcttataaggacatcagtcattgaAGTTAGGGCCAAcccaatatgacctcatcttagctTGACTACCACTAGAAAGACCCTatttcaaataaagtcacattctgaggttctgggttggcatgaatttgggggtggaggtggaggacaCTATTTAACCCAGTACAGAGACGGTGATAAAATATGCAAACGGTACAAAGAGTTTGCAACGAAAAGtaagcctccctcctgcctgtgAACCCCAGGCCTCAGTTCTTTGCCCCAAGGGCATCTCCTGTCACAATCTCGATGGCTCTCCATCAAGAGGTGGTACATAGACCAGCATCTCTGGATATGTTCTTCCCCCTCTAAACACACGTGGTACCATACCTCACATGCTGTTCTGTTCCTtagcttttttcctttaattcagtGTTTTGGAGTCATCCATCTCTGCCCATCAGACCTACCCCTTCCTCTGGCCCAGCCTGTCCCCCACAGGCCTGGTGGTCTGCTTTACGCATGCGCAGCTCCTAGGGTACAAGTTCATGTCTGATCCTCTTGTTGCTACTTAAAGAAGTTTGGGTGGGAGCGTTATTCTCATTTTCAAGATGAGGACATTGAGTCCTAGAGGGGTCAAAGGCCACCTGGCAAAGCTGCACCTCAAACCTAGGTCTCCGGgtcttgtgtctggcttttccGCCTGCCTAGAGCTGCCCGCACCAAGGCAGAGGGAACTCAGAGAGTCCTGGTGCTATAGGGAACCAGACTGGAGCCTCCCCTTTTACATACACACCTAACCAGCCTCGGGGTAAGCAGGGCAGGGTCCCCGCAGCCCCCTGACCTGTACCGTCCTCCCTGCCTCCCAACAGTGCACCTGTGGCGATTCTCAGGTGGCTACCCAGCCCTCATGGACTGCATGAACAAGCTCAAAAACAACAAGGTATGTTGGCATACACTCGGCAAACCTCTCCAGATGCTGGTTCTGGCTCAGCCCTGTGCTGGGGGCTGCCTCCGTCACCCTGTGGGACACACCGATGGGGCCGGGGCACTTCCTGGCTGCCGTGCCCAAACCACCATGCCCGCAGGAGTACCTAGAGTTCCGAAAGGAGCGGAGCCAGATGCTGCTGTCCAGGAGGAACCAGCTGCTCCTCGAGTTCAGCTTCTGGAACGAGCCACAGCCTAGAGACGGCCCCAACATCTACGAGCTGAGGACGTACAAGCTCAAGGTGCTTCCCCCGCCAGCTCCCCGCCTGTCTCCCACCCCTCCTGCAGCAGCGCTGCTTTCCTGGTACCCTGAGGTGGGCGGGCCTGGTGCCCCAGCACCTAGATTGGGGCTTCTGGCCCCAGAACagaggtgtgtgtgcatgtgtgcacatgtgcacacccAGGCGTGAGTCAGGGCCCCATGAATAAGGTGAAGCGGCCCCAGGAGCTGCAGAAACGTGACAGTTTCCCATCCCCACCCAACAGTGATGCTTGAAGTACCAGAAGGGGGCTCATTCGCCTCCTCTGCTCTGGTTCTCTTTCAGCCGGGAACCATGATCGAATGGGGGAACAACTGGTGAGTGGTGGTTCTGGGGAGTTGGGGGTaccctgcccacctgccctaTCAAGGCCCCTGGTGGACCACCTTTCCCAGGGCCCTGTAGCAGGGAACCCGTCATCCTCCATGCCATCTCCAGGAGATGGTGATGATCCAACCAGGGGGGTGAGGATTCTCTAGACCACTGTGGTAGAACACCCAGCCAGCGGCTGCACCTCCGTCACCCTGGTCCCTGATCATTTCTGAGAGCCAAGGGCCCTACCTCAGGTTCCTCCCTTGATGTGTAACTGAGAAACCAGCCTGGGAACACCCCGGAGGGCCCTTTGCACCggccctggcctctgccccacACTTTTCTGCCATCCCCAGGGCTCGGGCCATCAAGTACCGGCAGGAGAACCAGGAGGCAGTGGGCGGCTTCTTCTCGCAGATAGGAGAGCTATACGTTGTGCACCATCTCTGGGGTAGGCTGGGGACCCTCCAGGACCCTCTGTGGCCCCCTTTCTCTACTTTCAGTCCATGTCAACAATGCGAATACATTAGGgcccttgtggagcttacattccagcagAGGGAGATACCACCTCAGACATAAAGTaacaaaaaagataatttcagattATTACAAATcataaagagagagggagaaataatgaagaaaaatatgggAAGTTTTATTGGCTTAGATAGACTAGAACGCCTCTCTAAGGAGGTGAAATGTAAGCTCAGCTAAAGGATGAGGAGTCAGCTGTGAATTGCCAGGGAAGGGTATTCCAAGTAGAGGGAACaacacgtgcaaaggccctgcggtGGGGAAAGGCCTTCAGGGTTTTGAGGAGTGCAAAGGAGGCCTAtgtggagggagtggggaagagagTGGGAAGATGTGGATCGACCAGGTTAGACTAGGTCTTGCAGGCCATGGGGATGAGATGAGTTGggatttattcttttactttttctcctttttttttttttggctgcactgcgaggcttgagggatcttagttccccaaccagagatcgaacctgatccccctgcactggaagtgtagagtcctaaccactggaccatcagggaattcctgGGATTTATTCTAACTTCAGTGGGCGACTGCTACAGCGTTTCAAGCAGCATGAAATGACCTGATTTGTGTTCTAATGGTTCCTCTGGCTGCCATGTGCTTTGTTGGGAGCACTTTGTAGGGGAGTGAGAGAGGATGTGGGGCATCAGGAGGTGGTTATAGTAGCTCAGGGGGGAGAGGATGGTGGCCTGGCCTAAGGTGGTGACAGTGAGGATGCTGAGAAGTCCACAGATTCTTTGGTCTGGAGGTGGAACCAATCGGACTGGTGGATGAATTTTctgtctggggtgggggagggaaagaggaccCCAGGACACCAAGACTCCTGTTTGAGCAGCTCTGTATTGCTTACTGAGACCCTTGGAGGAGCAGGTTGGAGAGTCAGGAGTGTACTTTTGGTCCTTAGAAGTGTTACCTTTGAGACACTGACAGATCTGAGTGGAAATGTCAAGTGGACACTGGATAATCGAGTCTAGAGCTCAAGGGAGAGTTCTGGGCTGGAAATACACAAGAAATGTACTGATTGGATGAGATTGTCAAAGCAGACAATGTTTGCTAACAGTTGGAGGCATCCGGGGAGGAAGAGACAGCAGGGCAGGGTTTGGGGCACCGGAAGGAGGGCCTTGTGCTGGATACAGGCTCAGATCCTCTGTGCCTCAGGAATGAGCCTATGCCTTCCCCCCACAGCCTATAAAGACCTGCAGTCTCGGGAGGAGACCAGAAATGCTGCCTGGAGGAAGAGGGGCTGGGACGAAAATGTCTACTACACAGGTGAGCACCTCCTCTGAGGTCATCTGCCAAGAGCCCTATCTGAGGATGGAATCCCCTCTGCAAGTAGATCTGACCTCGTTTGATTACCTCTCGTGATGGAGAACTCACTTTCAGGACAATGAGTTAGTAGGTTCCTGTCCTGGTGGCATGCTCCCCGGGATGCAGGCTGTCCTGGGTGAGTGCCCTAAGGGGCAATAACACAGCCAGGTGGTCCCTGCCTCAGAGAAGTGTTGTAGTTGAGCacacagtgtgaccttgggcctggTTCTTCACCTCACTGATGCTGTTT is a genomic window of Lagenorhynchus albirostris chromosome 14, mLagAlb1.1, whole genome shotgun sequence containing:
- the NIPSNAP1 gene encoding protein NipSnap homolog 1, yielding MAPRLCSISAAARRLLGRPGPGGRDVAAVAAARFYSKDNEGSWFRSLFVHKVDPRKDAHSTLLSKKETSNLYKIQFHNVKPEYLDAYNSLTEAVLPKLHLDEDYPCSLVGNWNTWYGEQDQAVHLWRFSGGYPALMDCMNKLKNNKEYLEFRKERSQMLLSRRNQLLLEFSFWNEPQPRDGPNIYELRTYKLKPGTMIEWGNNWARAIKYRQENQEAVGGFFSQIGELYVVHHLWAYKDLQSREETRNAAWRKRGWDENVYYTVPLVRHMESRIMIPLKISPLQ